From a single Okeanomitos corallinicola TIOX110 genomic region:
- a CDS encoding ribulose bisphosphate carboxylase small subunit — translation MVVRSTAAPPTPWSRSLAEPDVHQTAFVHSSCNLIGDVHLGANVIIAPGTSIRADEGTPFHISENTNIQDGVVIHGLEQGRVVGDDGKKYSVWIGKDASITHMALIHGPAYVGESCFIGFRSTVFNARVGAGCIVMMHALIQDVEIPPGKYVASGSVITTQQQADRLPDVQNQDQEFAHHVVGINQALRAGYRCAEDLKCIAPIRDELNIHGAKNYTSITVEELDRSIEVASKLGAETVEQVRYLLDQGYKIGTEHVDQRRFRTGTWESCQPIETRSLGEAISALESCLIDHSGEYVRLFGIDQGRKRVLETIIQRPDGVVASTSGFKAPAAASAGAYRSYNGNGNGAVASGGLSAETVSQIRQLLANGYKIGTEHVDERRFRTGTWQSCQPIETTSANDVIAALEECMVSHQGDYVRLIGIDSKAKRRVLETIIQRPNGPVVAASNGKTSVASASVGGRTATATATSTRLSAEVVDQLRQLLTSGFKISVEHVDQRRFRTGTWASAGQIEARSERDAIAALEACISEYPGEYVRLIGIDTAAKRRVLEAIIQRP, via the coding sequence ATGGTAGTCCGCAGCACGGCGGCACCCCCAACCCCGTGGTCAAGGAGTTTAGCTGAACCCGATGTCCATCAAACCGCATTTGTACATTCTTCTTGCAATTTAATTGGGGATGTACACCTGGGTGCGAATGTGATTATTGCCCCAGGAACTTCTATAAGAGCAGATGAAGGAACACCCTTTCATATCAGTGAAAATACTAATATTCAAGATGGTGTAGTCATTCATGGGTTGGAGCAAGGCCGAGTAGTTGGTGATGACGGTAAAAAATACTCGGTATGGATTGGTAAAGATGCTTCTATTACCCACATGGCACTGATTCATGGGCCAGCGTATGTAGGTGAAAGTTGTTTTATTGGCTTTCGTTCCACCGTTTTTAATGCCAGGGTAGGTGCTGGTTGCATCGTCATGATGCACGCATTAATACAAGATGTAGAAATTCCACCGGGTAAATACGTAGCCTCTGGTTCAGTAATTACCACACAGCAACAAGCTGATCGCCTACCAGATGTACAAAATCAGGATCAGGAATTTGCTCACCACGTGGTGGGGATAAATCAAGCTTTGCGGGCTGGCTATCGCTGTGCAGAGGATCTTAAATGTATTGCCCCCATCCGGGATGAATTGAATATTCATGGGGCGAAAAATTATACAAGTATTACAGTTGAAGAATTGGATAGGAGTATTGAAGTGGCAAGCAAATTGGGTGCAGAAACGGTAGAGCAGGTACGCTATCTACTAGATCAAGGTTATAAAATTGGTACAGAACACGTAGATCAAAGACGTTTTCGTACAGGTACATGGGAAAGTTGCCAGCCTATTGAAACACGGTCTTTAGGTGAAGCCATCTCTGCTTTAGAATCTTGTTTAATAGACCATAGTGGCGAGTATGTGCGTCTATTTGGGATTGACCAGGGCAGAAAGCGAGTATTAGAAACCATTATTCAACGCCCAGATGGTGTGGTTGCAAGTACATCTGGCTTTAAAGCTCCTGCGGCAGCATCTGCTGGAGCTTACAGAAGCTATAACGGTAATGGTAATGGTGCAGTTGCTAGTGGTGGACTCAGTGCGGAAACAGTTAGCCAAATTCGTCAACTTTTGGCTAATGGTTACAAAATTGGTACAGAACACGTAGATGAGCGTCGTTTTCGTACAGGTACTTGGCAAAGTTGCCAGCCCATTGAAACAACTTCAGCTAATGACGTGATAGCAGCTTTGGAAGAATGTATGGTTTCCCATCAAGGGGACTATGTACGTTTAATTGGTATTGATAGCAAAGCTAAACGCCGCGTCCTGGAAACTATTATTCAACGTCCTAACGGGCCTGTAGTTGCTGCTAGTAACGGCAAAACATCTGTAGCATCTGCCAGTGTTGGTGGTAGAACTGCAACTGCAACTGCAACCAGTACCCGTTTGAGTGCGGAAGTAGTTGATCAACTCAGACAGTTGTTGACCAGTGGTTTTAAGATTAGTGTGGAACACGTAGATCAACGCCGTTTCCGTACAGGTACTTGGGCCAGTGCAGGTCAGATTGAAGCTAGATCGGAAAGAGATGCGATCGCTGCTTTAGAAGCTTGTATCTCTGAATATCCAGGGGAATATGTGCGTTTAATTGGTATTGATACCGCAGCCAAACGCCGCGTGTTAGAAGCAATTATCCAACGTCCATAA
- a CDS encoding CO2 hydration protein yields the protein MVNTKNKPVEHQLSEYINRLQNGQTLLKDTPENVIEVVGILKSYGVVLDAYSKNLIYIAENQFLVFFPFFKYFNGEVSINTLFRHWWHDRINFEYAEYCMKTMMWHGGGGLDSYLDTPEFADSAKIVIAAKFKINPFVLGLDKLFPDFLIEQLRVSAYYSGLGQFWRVMADIFLSLSDLYDQGKIKSIPDVVNHIKAGLVQDALKPITYDVKINGKVYDLIPKSVGLTFLADTAIPYVEAIFFRGTPFLGTVSLNAQAYQIPPDQARFQYGALYADPLPIGGAGIPPTLLMQDMRHYLPEYLHEVYRRSLRGEDDLRVQICMSFQKSMFCVTSAAILGLMPYPVHTEDQSEKTANLVYLEKWMERFQTSRLLEVNK from the coding sequence ATGGTAAATACTAAAAACAAACCCGTTGAGCATCAATTATCTGAATATATAAATCGCTTACAAAACGGGCAAACATTGCTTAAAGATACTCCAGAAAACGTAATTGAAGTTGTTGGCATTCTCAAAAGCTATGGTGTGGTTTTAGATGCCTATTCTAAAAATCTTATTTACATTGCAGAAAATCAATTTTTAGTATTTTTCCCATTCTTTAAATATTTTAACGGCGAAGTTTCTATTAATACATTATTCCGTCATTGGTGGCATGATAGGATTAATTTTGAATATGCAGAATACTGTATGAAAACCATGATGTGGCATGGTGGTGGTGGTTTAGATAGTTATTTAGATACTCCAGAATTTGCAGACAGCGCAAAAATAGTTATTGCTGCTAAATTTAAAATTAATCCTTTTGTTTTAGGACTGGATAAACTGTTTCCCGATTTTCTCATAGAACAGTTGAGAGTATCTGCTTATTACAGTGGTTTAGGTCAATTTTGGCGAGTGATGGCTGATATCTTTCTGAGTTTATCAGACCTGTATGACCAAGGTAAAATTAAATCAATTCCTGATGTCGTCAATCATATTAAAGCTGGGTTAGTCCAAGATGCTTTAAAACCCATTACTTACGATGTCAAAATTAATGGCAAAGTTTATGATCTGATTCCTAAATCTGTAGGATTAACATTTTTAGCAGATACAGCAATTCCCTATGTAGAAGCGATATTTTTCCGAGGAACACCATTTTTGGGTACGGTTTCTTTAAATGCCCAAGCATATCAAATTCCCCCAGATCAGGCAAGATTTCAATATGGTGCATTGTACGCAGATCCTTTACCTATCGGTGGTGCGGGTATTCCTCCCACATTATTAATGCAAGATATGCGCCATTATTTACCAGAATATTTACATGAGGTTTACCGTCGTAGTCTGCGAGGTGAAGATGACTTACGGGTACAAATTTGTATGAGTTTCCAAAAGTCAATGTTTTGCGTGACTTCAGCTGCTATTTTAGGACTAATGCCTTATCCTGTGCATACGGAAGATCAATCTGAGAAAACGGCTAATCTTGTTTATTTAGAAAAATGGATGGAAAGATTCCAAACTTCCCGTTTATTAGAGGTAAATAAATAG
- a CDS encoding ABC transporter permease, whose translation MTINKRQIPIFFNFAKSNLSHKFMLIGLAMTISFIFLAFFAPVFQSWGWLQNPKEFLSNPIHDLPSAKHWFGTSRLGYDVFSRTIFGAQAALQVVFLATALSMVVGVPLGMVSGYLGGKLDKALLFLMDSIYTLPGLLLSVTLAFVVGRGIFNAAIAISIAYIPQYYRVVRNHTVSVKTEVYIEAAQAMGASTWVVLSRYLFFNVIQSVPVLFTLNAADAILVLGGLGFLGLGLPEDVPEWGYDLKQALEALPTGIWWTTLFPGLAMTTMVVGLSLLGEGLNEFVNPRLRRENR comes from the coding sequence ATGACAATTAACAAACGCCAAATCCCGATTTTTTTCAACTTTGCTAAATCTAACCTATCTCATAAATTTATGTTGATAGGTTTAGCTATGACTATTTCGTTTATCTTTCTGGCTTTTTTCGCGCCGGTTTTTCAAAGTTGGGGATGGTTACAAAACCCTAAAGAATTTTTAAGTAACCCTATTCATGATTTACCTTCCGCTAAACATTGGTTTGGTACAAGTCGCTTAGGTTATGATGTGTTTTCGAGAACTATTTTTGGCGCACAAGCGGCTTTACAGGTAGTTTTTTTAGCTACTGCATTAAGTATGGTTGTGGGTGTACCTTTAGGGATGGTAAGCGGTTATTTGGGGGGAAAACTAGATAAAGCTTTGCTATTTCTCATGGATAGTATTTATACTCTACCGGGTTTATTACTATCTGTGACTTTAGCTTTTGTGGTCGGAAGAGGAATTTTTAATGCGGCGATCGCTATCAGTATAGCCTATATTCCCCAATATTATCGCGTAGTTCGTAACCACACTGTCAGCGTGAAAACTGAAGTCTATATCGAAGCAGCGCAAGCGATGGGTGCTTCTACCTGGGTTGTACTGTCAAGATATTTATTTTTCAACGTTATTCAAAGTGTTCCCGTCCTCTTTACACTCAATGCCGCAGATGCAATATTAGTTTTAGGTGGTTTAGGTTTTTTGGGTTTAGGATTACCGGAAGATGTCCCAGAGTGGGGTTATGATTTAAAACAAGCTTTGGAAGCTTTACCCACAGGTATTTGGTGGACTACCCTGTTTCCCGGTTTAGCAATGACAACTATGGTAGTAGGGTTATCACTACTTGGTGAAGGGTTAAATGAGTTTGTCAATCCTCGTCTGAGAAGAGAAAATAGATAG
- a CDS encoding carbon dioxide-concentrating mechanism protein CcmK produces the protein MPIAVGMIETKGFPAVVEAADAMVKAARVTLVGYEKIGSARVTVIVRGDVSEVQASVSAGIEAAKRVNGGEVLSTHIIARPHENLEYVLPIRYTEAVEQFRT, from the coding sequence ATGCCAATTGCAGTTGGAATGATTGAGACTAAAGGGTTTCCTGCGGTAGTAGAAGCTGCTGATGCGATGGTGAAAGCAGCTCGTGTAACTTTGGTAGGATATGAAAAAATTGGTAGTGCGCGTGTTACCGTAATAGTTCGGGGAGACGTTTCCGAAGTCCAAGCTTCAGTATCAGCTGGAATTGAAGCAGCCAAAAGAGTCAACGGTGGTGAAGTTTTATCTACTCACATCATCGCTCGTCCCCACGAAAACCTAGAATATGTATTACCTATTCGTTACACCGAAGCAGTAGAACAGTTCCGTACTTAA
- a CDS encoding EutN/CcmL family microcompartment protein, with product MQIAKVRGTVVSTQKDPSLRGVKLLMLQLIDENGNLLPEYEVAADNSVGAGFDEWVLISRGSAARQVLGNEQRPLDAAVVAIIDTIHVENGLIYSKKDQYR from the coding sequence ATGCAAATTGCAAAAGTGCGTGGCACAGTAGTTAGCACCCAAAAAGATCCTAGTCTTAGAGGTGTAAAACTATTGATGCTGCAACTAATAGATGAAAATGGGAATCTTCTGCCAGAATACGAAGTAGCGGCTGATAACAGTGTCGGGGCTGGCTTTGATGAGTGGGTACTAATCAGTCGTGGAAGTGCCGCTCGTCAAGTTCTTGGTAACGAACAACGTCCATTAGATGCAGCAGTAGTGGCAATCATAGACACCATTCATGTTGAAAATGGTCTTATTTACAGCAAAAAAGACCAGTATAGATAG
- a CDS encoding IS630 family transposase (programmed frameshift), which produces MGSRLRIFLTKKQDRELFDLRTAKVPQKVKDRAEVIRLNADGWYVEKIAAHFDWGEQTVRVVLNKWEKEGIEGLHELPGRGRKPKLVEADIEYLEKCLKEEAQTYNSKQLAEKLDKERGIKVSTNTIRRGLKKGVIWKRIRISHQAKQDPVTRANKQADMDMLELAAASGEIDLKYLDESGFSAWSDSGYTYYQKGEQKKLEQTKRRGRRISIIGLFQPLISFIYGLVIGGVKRSSYIKMMEQEAQEASESKRMRVIVQDNGRIHCCKEVQALWTKWEQMGLYMFFLPKYCSEMNPIELEWQHLKRDEIAGKMFEDELELAYAVMDGVETRGKKGKHRTERTKFNKAN; this is translated from the exons ATGGGGTCAAGGTTAAGGATATTCCTGACAAAAAAACAAGATAGAGAGTTGTTTGACCTGAGAACAGCGAAAGTACCGCAGAAAGTAAAAGATAGAGCTGAAGTAATCAGATTAAATGCAGATGGTTGGTATGTGGAAAAAATAGCGGCTCACTTTGATTGGGGAGAGCAAACAGTAAGAGTCGTGTTGAATAAGTGGGAAAAAGAAGGAATAGAAGGACTCCATGAGTTACCAGGTCGAGGGAGAAAGCCAAAATTGGTGGAAGCTGACATTGAATATTTAGAAAAATGCTTGAAAGAAGAAGCACAAACTTATAACAGTAAGCAATTAGCAGAAAAACTGGATAAAGAGCGTGGGATAAAAGTAAGTACCAACACAATCAGACGGGGACTA AAAAAAGGGGTGATTTGGAAGCGGATAAGAATAAGTCATCAAGCAAAACAAGATCCAGTGACTCGTGCAAATAAACAAGCAGATATGGATATGTTAGAACTGGCTGCGGCTAGTGGAGAAATAGACCTAAAATATTTGGATGAATCAGGATTTTCAGCTTGGAGTGATTCAGGTTATACATACTATCAAAAAGGAGAACAAAAAAAGCTCGAACAAACAAAAAGACGTGGACGCAGAATCAGTATTATTGGGCTATTTCAGCCATTAATTAGCTTTATTTATGGTCTAGTAATTGGAGGAGTTAAGCGCAGTTCTTACATCAAAATGATGGAACAAGAGGCGCAAGAAGCATCTGAAAGTAAACGAATGAGAGTCATAGTTCAAGATAATGGACGAATACATTGTTGTAAAGAAGTTCAGGCATTATGGACAAAGTGGGAACAAATGGGTTTATATATGTTTTTCCTTCCTAAATATTGCTCGGAAATGAATCCAATTGAATTAGAATGGCAACATCTTAAACGAGATGAAATTGCTGGAAAAATGTTTGAGGATGAATTAGAACTAGCGTATGCAGTTATGGATGGTGTTGAAACCAGAGGTAAAAAAGGAAAACACCGGACAGAACGTACTAAATTTAACAAAGCCAATTAG
- a CDS encoding NAD(P)H-quinone oxidoreductase subunit F — MNDFLFFTSLFVPFYSLLGAILTLPWGIGLIKRTGPRPAAYFNLLTTFLGFIHSLFVFKDIWNRAQENLVITWFQAADFKLTFALELSPVSIGAVVLITGLSLLAQIYALGYMEKDWSLARFFGLLGFFEAALCGLAISDSLFLSYALLEVLTLSTYLLVGFWYAQPLVVTAARDAFLTKRVGDLLLLMGVVTLSTLSGSLNFSDLYEWAQTADLSPLTSTLLGIALIAGPAGKCAQFPLHLWLDEAMEGPNPASVMRNSLVVGGGAYVLYKLEPILALSPVALNVLVFLGIVTAVGATLVSIAQIDIKRALSHSTSAYMGLVFLAVGLEQGGVALMLLLTHAIAKALLFMSSGSIIYTTQSQDLTEMGGLWSRMPATTTAFVVGSAGMVTLLPLGSFWAMLAWADGLVKVNPWVIAVLVLVNGLTALNLTRVFRLIFWGEPQQKTRRAPEVGWTMALPMVILTVITLMLPLMLQQWYLLPEWKSIDWYVLSALLTSTILGLTIGSTMYLHKGWSRSTILGWRFIQDLLGYDFYIDRVYRLTIVSAVAMLSKISAWSDRYLVDGLVNLVGFATIFGGQSLKYSISGQSQAYMLTILVVISVLGFFISWSLGLLDKLPF; from the coding sequence ATGAATGACTTTCTATTCTTTACGAGTTTGTTTGTACCTTTTTACAGCTTACTAGGTGCGATTTTGACTTTGCCTTGGGGCATAGGATTGATTAAACGTACGGGACCGCGACCTGCTGCCTATTTTAACTTGTTGACAACTTTTTTAGGTTTTATTCACAGCCTATTTGTGTTTAAAGATATCTGGAATAGGGCGCAGGAAAACTTAGTAATTACTTGGTTTCAGGCGGCGGATTTTAAGTTAACCTTTGCTCTAGAACTATCACCAGTGAGTATTGGGGCTGTAGTTTTAATTACTGGTTTGAGTCTATTAGCCCAAATTTATGCTCTGGGTTATATGGAGAAAGACTGGTCATTAGCCAGGTTTTTTGGGTTACTGGGATTTTTTGAAGCTGCCTTGTGTGGGTTAGCAATTAGTGATTCTTTATTCCTCAGTTATGCTTTGTTGGAAGTTCTCACCCTTTCTACTTATTTGCTGGTGGGTTTTTGGTATGCTCAACCTTTGGTAGTAACGGCTGCCAGGGATGCGTTTCTGACTAAACGGGTGGGAGATTTGTTATTGCTAATGGGTGTTGTTACCCTTTCGACTTTATCTGGGAGTTTAAATTTTTCTGACTTGTATGAGTGGGCGCAAACTGCGGATTTAAGTCCTTTAACATCAACATTGCTGGGCATAGCTTTAATTGCTGGGCCTGCGGGTAAGTGCGCTCAATTTCCTCTGCATTTATGGTTGGATGAGGCGATGGAGGGACCAAACCCGGCTTCGGTGATGCGAAATTCTCTGGTAGTGGGTGGTGGGGCTTATGTTTTATACAAACTTGAACCAATATTGGCTTTATCCCCTGTGGCGCTGAATGTTTTGGTGTTCTTGGGGATAGTAACCGCTGTGGGGGCAACATTGGTATCAATTGCCCAAATTGATATCAAGCGTGCTTTATCTCATTCGACCAGTGCCTATATGGGACTGGTATTTTTGGCAGTGGGTTTAGAACAAGGTGGTGTGGCTTTGATGTTGCTGTTAACTCATGCGATCGCCAAAGCACTGTTATTTATGAGTTCTGGTTCTATCATATATACTACCCAAAGTCAAGACTTAACAGAAATGGGTGGTTTGTGGTCACGGATGCCAGCTACTACAACCGCCTTTGTAGTGGGTTCGGCCGGGATGGTGACATTATTGCCATTGGGTAGTTTTTGGGCAATGTTAGCTTGGGCTGATGGTTTAGTTAAGGTTAATCCTTGGGTGATTGCAGTTTTAGTCCTAGTTAATGGTTTAACAGCTTTGAATTTAACTAGAGTATTCCGCCTGATTTTTTGGGGAGAACCGCAGCAAAAAACACGCCGCGCTCCGGAAGTTGGTTGGACAATGGCTTTACCAATGGTAATTTTAACCGTAATTACCCTGATGTTACCTCTCATGCTTCAGCAATGGTACTTACTACCAGAATGGAAAAGTATAGATTGGTATGTATTATCTGCCTTGTTAACTTCCACTATTTTAGGTTTGACCATTGGCTCAACTATGTATCTACATAAAGGTTGGTCAAGATCCACAATTTTGGGTTGGAGATTTATCCAGGATTTACTAGGTTATGATTTTTACATTGACCGAGTTTATCGCCTCACCATTGTTAGTGCTGTAGCAATGTTATCGAAAATATCCGCTTGGAGCGATCGCTATTTGGTAGATGGTTTGGTAAACTTAGTCGGTTTCGCTACCATTTTTGGTGGACAAAGTTTAAAGTACAGTATTTCCGGTCAATCCCAAGCCTATATGTTAACCATCTTAGTCGTGATCAGTGTACTTGGTTTCTTCATTAGTTGGTCATTGGGTTTACTGGATAAATTACCTTTTTGA
- a CDS encoding NADH-quinone oxidoreductase subunit M — MLSILILLPLIGAALIGFYPTTINGKIARGMALTCAVIIFLWTIFLTVKFNPAEVGIQFAESLPWIDVLGLNYNLGIDGLSLPLLLLNGLLTCIAVYSSDETIQRPRFYYSLILLLCTGVIGAFLAQDLLLFFLFYELELIPLYLLIAIWGGAKRGYAATKFLIYTAFSGILILASFLGMVWLSNSPTFGLATLNAHTLPLGTQLLLLIGILVGFGIKIPLIPFHTWLPDAHVEASTPISVLLAGVLLKLGTYGLLRFGMNLLPAAWEYAAPSLATWAVVSVLFGASCAIAQTDMKKMVAYSSVGHMGYILLAAAAATPVSILGAVMQMVSHGLISALMFLLVGVIYKKAGSRDLDVIKGLLNPERGMPVIGTLMVLGVMASAGIPGMVGFIAEFIIFRGSFEAFPVQTLLSMLGTGLTAVYFLLLLNRAFFGRLSAPLINLPRVYWSDRIPAFILALLIVVFGIQPAWLVHWTQATIQGMVNTQNLITQIL, encoded by the coding sequence ATGTTGAGTATTTTAATTTTGCTACCATTAATTGGTGCAGCCTTAATTGGTTTCTATCCCACTACCATAAATGGGAAAATAGCCCGTGGTATGGCTTTAACCTGCGCGGTAATTATCTTTCTGTGGACAATTTTCCTGACAGTGAAATTTAATCCGGCAGAGGTAGGGATACAGTTTGCTGAGTCTTTACCTTGGATAGATGTTTTAGGCTTGAACTATAATCTAGGCATAGATGGTTTATCTCTGCCATTATTGCTGTTGAATGGACTTTTAACCTGTATTGCTGTTTATAGCAGTGATGAGACGATTCAACGGCCAAGATTTTACTATTCCTTGATTCTGCTCCTCTGTACAGGAGTGATAGGGGCATTTTTAGCACAGGATTTATTGTTATTCTTCCTGTTTTATGAATTGGAATTAATTCCCCTCTATCTCTTAATTGCTATTTGGGGTGGTGCAAAAAGGGGTTATGCTGCAACAAAGTTTTTGATTTACACCGCTTTTTCCGGGATTCTGATTTTAGCTAGTTTCTTGGGTATGGTGTGGTTGAGTAACTCTCCTACCTTTGGACTAGCGACTTTAAACGCTCATACTCTCCCACTAGGGACACAACTTTTACTATTAATCGGGATTTTGGTAGGGTTTGGGATTAAAATTCCCCTGATTCCTTTCCATACATGGTTACCAGATGCTCACGTGGAAGCTTCCACACCCATCTCTGTTTTATTAGCTGGGGTGTTGTTGAAATTGGGGACTTATGGTTTACTGCGGTTTGGGATGAACTTGTTACCAGCAGCTTGGGAATATGCTGCACCTTCCTTAGCAACATGGGCTGTAGTTAGTGTATTGTTTGGTGCATCCTGTGCGATCGCCCAAACTGATATGAAAAAAATGGTAGCCTATAGTTCTGTCGGTCACATGGGCTATATTTTACTAGCGGCGGCGGCCGCTACACCTGTTAGCATTTTAGGTGCTGTGATGCAAATGGTTAGTCACGGTTTAATTTCTGCACTGATGTTTTTATTGGTGGGAGTTATCTATAAAAAAGCTGGTAGCCGTGATTTAGATGTGATCAAAGGACTATTAAACCCAGAAAGAGGAATGCCAGTCATTGGTACATTGATGGTGTTAGGAGTCATGGCCAGCGCAGGGATACCGGGAATGGTGGGTTTCATTGCTGAATTCATTATTTTTCGGGGTAGTTTTGAGGCTTTCCCAGTACAAACTCTATTATCAATGTTAGGGACTGGTTTAACGGCGGTTTACTTCTTACTTCTGCTTAACCGTGCCTTTTTTGGGCGTTTATCTGCACCACTGATCAACTTACCTAGAGTTTATTGGAGCGATCGCATTCCTGCCTTTATCTTAGCTTTGTTAATTGTAGTTTTCGGGATTCAACCAGCTTGGTTAGTACATTGGACACAAGCCACAATTCAAGGAATGGTCAATACACAGAACCTAATAACTCAAATACTCTGA
- a CDS encoding carbon dioxide-concentrating mechanism protein CcmK has protein sequence MSIAVGMVETLGFPAVVEAADAMVKAARVTLVGYEKIGSGRVTVIIRGDVSEVQASVAAGVDNVKRVNGGQVLSTHIIARPHENLEYVLPIRYTEDVEQFREGVSGIRPVSRQ, from the coding sequence ATGTCAATTGCAGTAGGAATGGTTGAAACTCTTGGCTTTCCAGCAGTAGTAGAAGCTGCTGATGCGATGGTAAAAGCAGCTCGCGTTACCTTAGTAGGCTATGAAAAAATTGGTAGTGGACGAGTAACAGTAATCATTCGTGGTGACGTTTCCGAAGTCCAAGCTTCAGTAGCAGCTGGAGTAGATAACGTCAAGAGAGTAAACGGTGGACAAGTTTTATCTACCCACATCATCGCTCGTCCCCACGAAAACTTAGAATATGTACTACCAATTCGGTATACAGAGGATGTAGAACAGTTCCGGGAAGGTGTGAGTGGAATTCGTCCTGTAAGCAGACAATAA